The sequence tgtatatatgtttgtacatattgattactctatttatttatttatttattttacttgtacatatctattctatttattttattttgttagtatgtttggttttgttctctgtctcccccttttagactgtgagcccactgttgggtagggactgtctctagatgttgccaatttgtacttcccaagcgcttagtacagtgctgtgcacacagtaagcgctcaataaatacgattgatgatgatgatatgccaggtggcgtggatacaaggaaatccggttagatacagtccctgtcccacatggggctcacagtctcaatccccattttacagatgacgtcactgagaaccagagaagtggagttgcccaaggtcacacggcagacaggtggcagacccgggattagaacccatgaccttctcactcctaggccccaggctctatccgctatgccatgctaccTCAGAGCAAATCAATTCAACAGAAGTTATGTCTGCCAGTCTGTTCATGGAAACCCTTCAGAACCCAGTCACCAagccctaccattcattcattcattcaatcgtatttattgagcgcttactgtgtgcagagcactgtactaagcacctgggaagtacacgttggcaacatatagagacggtccctacccaacagtgggctcacagtctaccacttcattgattcattcaatcgtatttattgcgtgcttactgtgtgcaaagcactatgctaagcgtttgggagaggacaatataacaataaagatacattccctgctcaaaatgagctcacagtctagagaatgctGTTAATTTCATGATAGCTTGTAATTTGCTTTCTTCCTCTATTGTTACAACTTTATTACTGAAGGAAGatgggcattgagaagcagcgtggctcagtgggaagagcacgggctttggagtcagaggtcaagggttcaaatcccggctccaccaattgtcagctgtgtgactttaggcaagtcacttaacttctctgtgcctcagttccctcatctgtaaaatggggattaagattgtgagacccacgtgagacaacctgatcaccttgtatcccccccaacacttagaacagtgctttgcatatagtaagcgcttaacaaatgccattattattattattatttcattgagTTATTTGCTATGGTAAATGTAGCCTCACAGGTGGAAATGTTGGCAAATGTCCACAGTGCCGTGCCTGAACTCCAGACATCACCAGTGTACAAATCATTTAAAAGTTTACACCTAACTTAGAAATACAGCTTCTGCTCTCAGAGCAAGTCATTTCTATTTCCTCTCCTGCTTTTTCTAGACCAGTGCTAAATTTCATATTGTACAAACATTTCTAACTGTACAAATACACCAAAGGTAGAATAAACAGGGTAAAAATTATTACCAGACAGTATTCTTCAAATGGTAAGGATTCCCATGCTATTCGCTTAGAAAATTCTTGTACCTGTATTGAAAAATTGATATAGTTCATTGAAGATATTAAATTTCACATTTCaatgaagtttttttttaatatgtgtttagtgcttactatgtgccagacactgtactaggcgctggggtagatacaagctaatcagattggacacagtccatctccctgtGACATGACATTtatccttctatcatcatcaatcatatttattgagcgcttaccatgtgcagaatgaatgaatgtcccacagtcctaatccccattttacaaataactaaggcacagagatgttaagtgacttgtccaaggtcacacagcagacaagaggcagagccgggattagaacccaggtccttctgactccgaggcccgtgctctatccattaggccacactgctcctctgttaTTTTCAGAGAGcaatatatttcattcattcattcattcaatcatatttattgagcgcttactgtgtgcagagcactgtactaagcgcttgagaagtacaagttggcaacatatagagacggtcctctacccaacagtgggctcacaatctagaaagctgTTAGTCTAAGTGATGTGGAAAATATAAACATTTGAAAATATTACTTTAGTCCTCAAGTGTTCAGTCTGTTCCTTTAGCTTCTGCCCCATCTTTTCGCCTTTTGTGGTGTATAAATTAGAAGGGTTGGGAAATGGCTCTTCTCCTGCGAGAGTTGATGACAGTTTTGTTTTCCTtgccccagattctaatcctgtgcAGTAAAAAATTGAGGGTTAATTTATCAACCAGATTTTCACCCCAAATATATATTtaggtatatatttatatatatatatttaagttAGACTCCCCTAAACCAGGGCTTAATGTCactgagccagaattaaaaccaagatcctctgactctaaggcccgtgttctttccactaggccacttctgCTCCTTGcccaccaccctctcccctcgTTATCTTCCACTCCACTTGAACATTTTGATCAACTTCTACCAACTTTAGGGCGAGGGGCAGAGGTGGAAGATATTCAGTACCCCACCACCACTCCCAGTTCGAATTACACTGAGCAAAACCCTGAGCGTGACAATAAGAATTAATATTTAAAAGCAGAACAGTTTAACATGGCGATACCTGCGTGAGATCCTTCGGAAACCCTCAGTGAAGGTTCTACCTGAACAATTAAAGGTTAAGAGAAGGTTATTGTCAGACCTAGTTACTTCTGAACTGATCATGGATCCGGTTCAACGAAAATACAAATAAACCCTATGGACTTACCTTGGTAGTGAATCTTAAGAAATCCGTGAGATTTTGAGCCTCAGCATGTTTCGTAAGCAACTAGTATCCAAGAAGAGACAAAGTGGAAAGAAAAcataaaatgaaatatttaaaaGAATGTCCCCAATAAATGTGTCATTTTGCTAACTTACTTTCCGTTATTGTGAATGCACTAAGGTAAAGGATAATGTGTAGGTTTGAATTAGATTGTTAATTGCATTTGTGTTTGTATGTAATTTATAAATATAGTTTTATATACACGTGCATCTACATGTGTAAAGTATATATCCAGCTATCCTTCATTTTTGAACagtatttttgtttttatataatttatagaaaTAGCTGTATCTACACACATGCCATCTACATGTATAAATTATATATCCAGCTAGCCTTCGTTTTTGAAGATGATTCTCTGGGTAGGTGAATTCTGGTCAACATGGGCTAGTGTGGCTGGCTGAAAAAAATGTCGAGCTCTTAACCTGCACTGCCTGTTTGCATATGCCTTTTGTTTAACATTATGGTTGGGTTAAGTTAAGACAGCACTTGAGTTGTTTCCCTGGAGGCTGAAACATCCATTAGTATCGGTGGATAAATATTCCCAGAAAGAATAATGGAGCAATTCCAGGATTCCGAGGTCTCCATTACAAGGGACCAATTCTGACATCATAATCACATCCTCATTCCTGAAAGCTTTTGAGACCAGCAGCAGGAGAAGAATATTGAAGGCCAGGGCATTCTGGTGAAATTTTTCTTACCTGTAGCTGCTGTAAGAATTCAGCATTTTTCTTTATCTCCTCTTCTGATTGCTTTGCAATAAAGTCTAAAGTAGTTTTGGCTCCCCAAACATCTGGCAGAATTCCTGACTCACCAATCAAGTTTGGGGAGGAGGTGGTTTGTTTAACCACGGGCGTTGATTTATTAGCACAATTTCTTCTTGGTATTTTCACTTTGGGAGCAATCTTAGAGAAATCAGGAAGGCGATAGTGGACTTGACCCTGGCCATATTTGAACTCGTGACTTGAGCGTGTTCTTTCCAGCGTACATTTCTGGGACATCTGCCCCGTCTGTGTTTTTTTAAAACGTTTCGTACATCCATTCTCAGTTAGCAAGTTTTGTTTACCCTTTATGTGAGCCTCAGGCTCCTCTGTTGGTCTTAAGTCAATTTTATTTTCTTCCAGGGTGAACCGATCTCTTTGACTAGAATCACAACTTTCCTCTCCACTCTTTAAGAGTTGTTGGTCAGAGTCGCCTGCATTTTGTTGCTTTGGTAAAAGATTCTCACTGTGAAGTGAAGTTACACTTTTAATAATCCTGTTTTCTTCAAAAGTTTCTGTAAAAGAAATCTCTGGAATGGTTTCCCCGTCAATAAAATGGCTGGCATTTAACAACTCCTCATTGGAAAGATGCCGTAGTAGAACTTCCGAAATGTGCGAATTGGAGTACCCTTTATTATCACCTGGTATGTGAAAACGGCCCGTGCAAAAATCTGCCTCGAGCTTTTCTCTTATAACAGTGTCCGGAGATAACTTAGTGGGAAAAACACTCTCTTCACTCCCAGGAATCTCGTCAGGAGTATGCCAGTCTTGAGGCTTTGGAACTTCTGAAAGCATCATATTGGAAAAATCATCTGAAATACTTTCAACTGCAGTAAATGCATGGTCACTCCAGATACATGTTTCATTCTTGTGTTCCTGATGGTTCCCCTCCAACTCTCCATCATAAGATAAATCTATTTGGCTTTCATCAGTTCTATCTTCAGAAAATTCCAGTTCATCCATGAAGGTGAAATTTGCTTTGTTTCACCTCTTGGTAGTCTACTTCAACTGTTTCTACTCTTGGGTTGTATTTCTTCTCTTAGTTGGGGAGTTCTTTAATTATTGCACAGGTTATATTCTATGGGTAGGAGAAAACAGCCTCATGTTAAATATATTTGGAGCTCTTACAGAATAAACGCCTGATTCAAATATTCTGTGAACAATGGCTCACACAAGTATCACATTTGTAAATTAACTTAAGAAGGAATGTGGTTGACAATGGAATACATTGGAAGAGAAATTTAGTTAtccatttataataacaataataataataatggcatttattaagcgcttactatgtgcaaagcactgttctaagcgctggggaggttacaatgggatcatgttgtctcacggggggctcacagtcttaatccccattttccagatgaggtaactgaggcacagagaagttaagtgacttgcccaaaatcacacagtggagacatctataagactgtgttgaaaatacaattgagactttttcctcttggctgggtcatcacaacactatgttaggaaatatttggatagtgttaacagccattggaaaacgcttagtacgtatttgctattctttttattttgttaatgatgtgcctatagctttaattctgtttggtctgacgattttgacacctgtctacataataataataataataatggtatttattaagcacttactctgtgcaagactCAAATAAGCAAATCTAGAAGAAATCTAGGCCATCATAAATAGTATCCTCCTAGtcacatgtaaaaaaaaaaactacagtgCAGAGACATAAAAACCATTCTTTCAGCTTTTGCAATTTGAGTGCTGAAAACGAATCTATCCTGCCTGTTTCATCTCCTATCCCCACCCTCTActagagaagaagaggaaacgtTTGATTGTGATGCTTCTCTAACTATCAAAATGGGTTTAATCCAgtcaaattccttgagggctggggccatgtctaccaactctgttggactgtactctcccaagtgcttagtagagagctctgcacgtagtaggcactcagcgcttaggacagtgctttgcacatagtaagcacttaataaatgccattataaaaaaaaaacccaaataccattgattgaaacatAATCtttaaatgctattataaaaaaaacccaaatattattgattgaaacaTAATCTTTTCCTGCACCATTAGGGATCAAAGTATCCAGATCACCTGGAAAGTAGAGCCTTCTTTTAATCGCACACACTTTACCACTTAATCCAATACTCACTTGAACTTTCCAGCCATCTTTATCCATTTCCTTCTAGAAAGTGAGTGATCTATGCAATAGACACTGTAGTGAGCTCTTTCCTGGCAGATGGAAAATCGGGGCTCCTGATTGAGTAAAGAGGTTCTGCTCAGGGACAGAAGAGAATGTTTTCTTTCCTACTCCCAAGTACCTTTCACGTACTTCAAAGGGTGCTACTGAAATCAGTCAATGAAGGGACTGCTTTAGTAAGAATTTTGACCATTATGTGTTAAGCAGTGACTCACAAATCCCACCGGACTGGAACACCTCACTtcggaagctgcgtggcttagtggaaagtgggtcctattcccggctctgccactcgtcagctgtgtgactttgggcaagtcacttagtttctctgtgcctcagtcacctcgtctgtaaaatggggattaagactgtgagccccacgtgggacaacctgatgaccttgaatctaccccagcacttagaatagtgcttggcgcatagtaagcatttcataaataccatcactattattatttcttgtgATATATAGTAggcatggtacttgttgagccccCACCAACAGAAGTATGAGACACTTTCCttacccacaaagaccttacataAACCCAACCCTTCAAAATGTTTCAATCTGAGCCTTTTGCAAGAGATGGGGAATGGAGTTctgctgtaagttcattatgggcatggaacgtgtctgtcaattctgttgcattgtactctcccaagcgcttagtacagtgctcctcacgtagtaagttctcaaataaatgccactgaatgattgattaccaTATTATAATGTTGAAATTAGATATTGGTTTCAACTAGCCACACCTGGAGAAAATTGGAGCTGGGTTCCAATGGGATAGACAGCTGGCATTCCTGCTTTTCTTCTCTGTTATCCCATGTATTTTTGGAATGTGTTCCTgaactgtgactttcccatctcaaCAGATTTACTATAGATTATGTTCTGGCTGTGTACAGTCCTCAAATggctgtgggcctgttgttgggtagggattgtctctatctgttgccaaattgtactttccaagcatttagtacagtgctctgcaaacattaagtgctcaataaatactgttgaatgaatgaatgaatgaactagtggcTTTCAGACATTACAGTGTAAGGACTACTTATCATGGCAAAAAATCCCtccaaggtcttccctgactaagccctcctttcctctcctccggctcccttctgcttcactttgacttactccctttgctcatcccccctcccagcaccacagcactcttgtagtaataataataataataataataataataataataatggtatttaagtgcttactatatgccaagcactgctctcagctccagtgtagatacaaggtcatcaggttgttccccgtggggcacacagtcttcatccccattttgcagatgaggtcactgaggcccagagaagtgaagtggcttgcccaaggtcacacagctgacaagtgatggagccaggattagaacccatgtcctctgactcccaagcttgtgctcttgccactgagccacgctgcttcttaatgtctgtctccccatctagatttgtgagctcatcgtgggcagggaatgcgtctgttatattgctatagtgtaataataatgataataataatggcatttattaagcgcttactatgtgcaaagcactgttctaagcgctggggaggttacaaggtgatcaggttgtcccatggggggctcacagtcttaatccccattttacagatccgaggctcagagaagttaagtgacttgcccaaagtcccacagctgacaagtggcggagctgggatttgaacccatgacctctgactccatagcccgggctgtttccactgagccacgctgcttctctaatgcttagtacagtgctctgcacacagttgagcactcaataaatacgactgactaactgacagactgactccatccagggggtgggtggagagagaTGTTCGCGCCAGTCCCTGAGTCCCAGGCACTTCTCTGAGTGCATCAGTCCAAAAGTGTGTGTGTACGTGCGGTTGAGGGAGaagagatagaagcagcgtggctcagtggaaagagcccgggctttggagtcagaagtcgtgggttcgaatcccggctccgccacaagtctgctgtgtgaccttgggcaagtcacttaacttctctgagcctcagtgacctcatctgtaaaaatggggattaagactgtgagccccatgtgggacaatttgatcacattgtatccctcccccagctcttagaacagtgctttgcacatagtaagcgcttaacaaatgccattattattactattattattacttaacttctctgtgcctcagttacctcatctgtaaaatggggattgactgtgagctccctgtggggcaacctgatcacctgcgttgcacacagtaagcgctcagtaaatacgattgattgattgattgattgtatccccccagcgcttagaacagtgctttgcacatagttagtgcttaataaatgccattattattattattattaagagatagaGAACTTTTGCTGAGGTGTCAGGCTCCGGAAACAGtggtggcagcaagatagatattTCGTGCCCACAGGCATTCACTTATCCTGAGCGCCACACCACTGCaactacaatcaatccatcagtggtcattattgatcacttactgcgtgccaaacaTCATACTAgcttttgggggagtacaataaatagaagcaatgtggcctactgtctccccgcctctagactgtgagcttgttgtgggcaaggattgtctctctttactgccgtattgcactttccaagtgctttgtaaagcgctctgcacacagtaagcactcaggaaatgcaagcgaatgaatgaatgaatagagctgggagtccgagg is a genomic window of Tachyglossus aculeatus isolate mTacAcu1 chromosome 4, mTacAcu1.pri, whole genome shotgun sequence containing:
- the AKNAD1 gene encoding protein AKNAD1, with the translated sequence MDELEFSEDRTDESQIDLSYDGELEGNHQEHKNETCIWSDHAFTAVESISDDFSNMMLSEVPKPQDWHTPDEIPGSEESVFPTKLSPDTVIREKLEADFCTGRFHIPGDNKGYSNSHISEVLLRHLSNEELLNASHFIDGETIPEISFTETFEENRIIKSVTSLHSENLLPKQQNAGDSDQQLLKSGEESCDSSQRDRFTLEENKIDLRPTEEPEAHIKGKQNLLTENGCTKRFKKTQTGQMSQKCTLERTRSSHEFKYGQGQVHYRLPDFSKIAPKVKIPRRNCANKSTPVVKQTTSSPNLIGESGILPDVWGAKTTLDFIAKQSEEEIKKNAEFLQQLQLLTKHAEAQNLTDFLRFTTKVEPSLRVSEGSHAGLESGARKTKLSSTLAGEEPFPNPSNLYTTKGEKMGQKLKEQTEHLRTKVQEFSKRIAWESLPFEEYCLELKQLRSDLNMLEQNYLATKEKHRGLQLQNYRLQSASVGVFDPGRKLEGEIFQLEMQLEDIREKMDQDTRSFTPSSPVDRPIGSPLSLGDSVSCSPVLENTREESLTGHTERAEQETNGNQKEKGQSESDESEIAPAKSEGCCFPDDIHELYPQIYLGLPPRVTAINEDFLESNPGETSELVEKNSSDGMRFPLEAEEGSGRVKATEPCVRNQDCTSPPGALERNPKKELKVGHRKPKSRGVPILIQGKAMNLDLADDAFDADSGDNVFSDSFNGPQTDEFTDSRWRIHETQNSGFKELSRACSQRKRIGFPKTCSKKPRDQCEPIVSGRPHVLLSRSNLRPPKTLSTEGCDPVSFSPHYSSRMSSGSSFQCRRRSATKRNSEILNSALDRALQAAVGLKETTERMIREVAGDLDKVRNQKSHEQF